The Cryptomeria japonica chromosome 2, Sugi_1.0, whole genome shotgun sequence region gaacaaaggaaacaaatcaaacatggtgtttgaaggatataagagatttcctagtagggaggaagattcttcGTCTACTAGCAAATCTGAGAATAGAGAAGAAAATACTTTTCATAAAATAAGTTCAAAGGATAATAGACAtagccatgatgagatcatgaatgCTGATGAACGGGAAGAAAAATAGTGGGATGATCTTATTCTTAAAATGGCAGATTTGAGTGTTGATGATGCCAAGATGGCAAGGGCACTTAAAAGGCAACCAGATTGGGTGTTACAGAAACTAGGAATAGATAAATATAATATTTCAAGCTCAAAAAAAAACAAAGCAGGAGAAGAGAGAGGTGAAACAAGCAGACACGTAGTTccaaaatatagtccccctcacatgagGAGAATGGACCAGCCTTTTGTAACCTATGACAACCCATTGGTGAATGagaatagaaaatggagggatgtgcatagggatccaAATGAAGAGAGGCCGGAGGATGAAAGAAGGAATGGAGATAGGGGAGATGATGGGACTTGGAATAACACAAGTAGGGGTAACCATGTAGGAAATAATGGGTTTGGCAGCGGTCAAAATAATAGACATAATAGAGGCAACAATGACAATTATGGAAATGGCAATAGTGGAAGTATGAATAATAATAATGGTGGCATAAATAATGGGAATAATGGAAATTatggcaacaatggtggattcaatagaggagttattaacaatcaaaacaaccatCATGTTGGAAGACAACCCTTAGTCATTGAAAGATAAAAACAATTGGATTTCACTGGCATTATTGGTTATCCGAATCAAATCGCTAATGATTTGAGATTATCAACCCCCCAAAAAATTAGGAAATGGAGTTGATTCAGCAGAGCAACATGTTATTAATGTAAAGAATATCACAGAAGAATTTGAAattcc contains the following coding sequences:
- the LOC131064430 gene encoding uncharacterized protein LOC131064430, translated to MADLSVDDAKMARALKRQPDWVLQKLGIDKYNISSSKKNKAGEERGETSRHVVPKYSPPHMRRMDQPFVTYDNPLVNENRKWRDVHRDPNEERPEDERRNGDRGDDGTWNNTSRGNHVGNNGFGSGQNNRHNRGNNDNYGNGNSGSMNNNNGGINNGNNGNYGNNEQCMISQGLIEEGDKNEDYEPTANAFSSDLYWGKNEDLSEEEEYSDVHQGRENLQYDIHQVFSDDDEDIPALRKLFQEEAVPSLRNLT